From the genome of Labrus bergylta chromosome 12, fLabBer1.1, whole genome shotgun sequence, one region includes:
- the her12 gene encoding hairy-related 12 — protein sequence MAPCTTNYSSIHHIRISERENIKLRKPAVEKMRRDRINSCIEELKIILEKQFHQQEPNSKLEKADILEMTVSFLRQQLQPGLCQSDFNQGYSYCWSNSTHFLAAGSNTEALVSPLQGQQQLHKTQRTSVSSPVCSPLRPTILKDSSSRGPMWRPW from the exons ATGGCTCCCTGTACTACCAACTACTCCTCCATTCACCATATCAGGATAtctgagagagaaaatatcaaa TTGAGAAAACCTGCTGTGGAGAAAATGCGCAGAGACCGCATCAACAGCTGCATTGAGGAACTCAAGATCATCCTGGAGAAACAATTCCACCAGCAGGAGCCCAACTCTAAGCTGGAGAAAGCAGACATCCTGGAGATGACTGTGAGCTTCCTgaggcagcagctgcagccaggCCTCTGTCAGAGTGACTTCAACCAGGGATACTCTTACTGCTGGAGCAACTCTACGCACTTCCTCGCTGCTGGATCCAACACAGAGGCCCTTGTCAGTCCTTTACAGGGCCAACAGCAGCTCCATAAGACCCAGAGAACCAGCGTCTCCTCCCCAGTCTGCTCCCCACTCAGGCCTACCATCCTGaaggacagcagcagcagaggcccCATGTGGAGGCCTTGGTAG